In Xylanibacter ruminicola 23, a single genomic region encodes these proteins:
- a CDS encoding glycoside hydrolase family 76 protein: MHNILKVFFVPLLCSLVLQGCGSSSSEDEPTPAPQPEQTNWKQVAEQATQALVTHFWNGREGYFNSLPDVADIHQNQYWPQAHAMDVVIDAYLRTGSAGYRDLFDKWHEGIKKKAGNSYFNDFYDDEEWICLTMLRLYDCTKEQKYLDTAQLLWDDIQNAWNTKYCGGGMAWRKSQPWSKNACSNGPAGIIAARMYNILHKASDLDLAKRIYNWERDNLYAPGTGAVYDSMNGQDGNNVTTWVFTYNQGTFVGMCYELFKITGETLYLRDAVRASSYTLSSLSDLTESVLKDEGTGDGGLFKGIFVRYFTLLIQEPQLDASDKTRFVAYLKHNAEVLKEKGLQTQYLIGSNWARNTSAIDLGTHVSGCVLLEAVALDTL; encoded by the coding sequence ATGCATAACATATTAAAAGTTTTCTTCGTACCGCTTCTCTGCAGCCTTGTGCTGCAGGGTTGCGGTTCTTCTTCATCCGAGGATGAACCAACGCCTGCGCCACAGCCTGAGCAGACGAACTGGAAACAGGTGGCCGAACAGGCTACACAGGCTTTAGTAACTCACTTCTGGAACGGTCGCGAGGGTTATTTCAACTCGTTGCCCGATGTGGCCGATATCCATCAGAATCAGTACTGGCCCCAGGCACATGCCATGGATGTGGTGATTGATGCCTATCTGCGTACAGGTAGTGCCGGCTATCGCGACTTGTTTGATAAGTGGCACGAGGGCATCAAGAAAAAGGCTGGCAACAGCTATTTCAACGATTTCTACGACGACGAGGAGTGGATTTGCCTGACGATGCTCCGCCTGTACGACTGCACCAAGGAACAGAAGTACCTGGATACCGCCCAGTTGCTGTGGGACGACATCCAGAATGCCTGGAACACCAAGTACTGTGGTGGTGGCATGGCTTGGCGCAAAAGTCAGCCCTGGAGCAAGAATGCCTGCAGCAATGGTCCTGCCGGCATCATCGCTGCCCGCATGTACAATATCCTTCACAAGGCATCAGATTTAGATCTGGCTAAGCGTATCTACAACTGGGAGCGCGACAACCTGTATGCCCCTGGCACGGGTGCTGTTTATGACAGCATGAACGGTCAGGATGGCAACAATGTTACCACCTGGGTGTTTACCTATAATCAGGGCACGTTTGTGGGTATGTGCTACGAGTTGTTCAAGATTACTGGCGAGACCCTTTATCTGCGCGATGCTGTGCGTGCTTCGTCTTACACCCTGTCGAGCCTGAGCGACCTCACCGAGAGTGTACTCAAGGACGAGGGTACTGGCGATGGCGGCTTGTTTAAGGGCATTTTTGTGCGCTACTTCACTTTGCTCATTCAGGAGCCCCAGCTCGATGCAAGCGATAAGACCCGTTTTGTGGCTTACTTAAAGCACAATGCCGAGGTGCTGAAAGAAAAAGGTCTGCAAACCCAGTACCTGATTGGCAGCAACTGGGCTCGTAACACATCGGCCATCGACTTGGGTACCCACGTTAGTGGTTGTGTACTGCTCGAAGCTGTTGCTCTCGATACTCTTTAG
- a CDS encoding hybrid sensor histidine kinase/response regulator transcription factor, producing MKIKLLLAFAAFVLQVQAYNIRHISSGDGLSASSILSIEQQPDGTMLFGTIDGLNCYDGSKVRPATLHAGQRLYGNLIEHVLNVGDNNTWVLTNYGLNIVTPKGQEVRYYPQFQGLRRIRKNPQGDGFLLTDGKLNYIDKRDGSIHALPLKGVTLANVCDFAVSSKALYLFNRDGIVSYQLSANNNQYSIGKPKMVQRMHLVSAMPDGDTEYLVTNDGQLYSYQMEALTLQHEMSLAHEISRRGFVNEVLQYKESLMIGFGEGGVIKVNRPKGRPAEVIDLGVETGVFCMHKDRLGDIVWIGSDGAGVLMYSDEPLTLRSFASTSLRAGKSFPIRALLKDGEGNLWVGTKGDGLIQVPNFSIYQNPHQLGETVYREQNSGLSSNVVYKLAESKHPWFWISGGDGICYYSQATKSIRPVPAEMHLQQVIDIREKGNELWMATLGSGIVKADISVENGQPRLTNMKRYVLDGGKGSSNYFFCLTCDEQGRWWFGNRGKGLYTFEKGQLKYMAPSQTTNDPSINDVFALQAVGDNLWIGTGMGIFIRNKQGKSHHLTTANGLPNNTIHAFTKGTADEVWATTNGGLVELSPNGTVLKVYGMNSGLDVTEYCDGAAFANGRELFFGGINGFTAIVNDTTVQQQVHELRISFTTLNILGKLQNINDFMQGERDNLTLTLDHTQNSFAVSLATFNYLEEPFYHYLYRLTDDGEWIDNGSSNVISFTQMAEGSHTLYVKAKNMMNGKETAVSQLHIDIKPPYYRTIWAYLIYILLAIALIAIYVRHWYEDQKLHQQMQLTRLQQQHQDELYEEKLKFLTNVVHELNTPLTLIYGPCERIMAYTKADEFVRKYVGKVMQNLGRLNSLIQEVIDLRRVTTGHHEISWRRVDVSAVVGDYANAFTEMAERSGISYEQDIEPGLVWTSDDKALRSIVGNLISNAFKYTKSEGTIKVKLTRQEGGLLFSVYNSGRGIAPEDRERIFDYYTVFDSVEESPNAGQTSRNGIGMAICHNMAKLLGGRIEIDSEVGQYAQFNVYLPEKPLPEGVSDEVVTSAKQTDNMPLAVPQAVSTAKPARPLPKMAGDRTPTILTIDDNQEMLDLLADCLSDYRVLAALNAEQGMAYLKEETPDLIITDIMMPGTDGLDFTQQVKRNKHTMHIPLIILSAKTSEEERIEGLDSGADVYISKPFSINLLQATVVRLLENRNVLREYYNSAASAYVYAGGDLISKEHQSFADEVTKVIDEHLTDTELTPETLAELMSISPRNLYRKFSDANMPTPKDYIKTYRINVAARWLTTTNTTIQEIIYKTGFNTRSQFYTEFRKHFGMTPKEYREQQLRAVHNH from the coding sequence ATGAAGATTAAATTACTACTTGCTTTCGCGGCTTTCGTGCTGCAAGTACAGGCTTATAACATCCGACATATATCCAGTGGCGACGGACTGTCGGCCAGTTCGATACTCAGTATTGAGCAGCAACCCGACGGCACTATGCTGTTTGGCACCATCGACGGACTGAACTGCTACGACGGCAGTAAGGTGCGCCCTGCCACCCTGCATGCCGGACAGCGACTCTACGGCAACCTGATAGAGCATGTGCTGAACGTAGGCGATAACAACACCTGGGTGCTGACTAACTATGGTCTGAACATTGTAACACCCAAAGGACAGGAGGTGCGCTACTACCCACAGTTCCAAGGACTAAGACGCATACGAAAGAATCCGCAAGGCGACGGATTCCTGCTTACCGACGGCAAACTGAACTATATCGACAAGCGCGACGGCAGCATACATGCCCTACCCCTGAAAGGCGTAACACTGGCCAACGTGTGCGACTTTGCCGTATCGAGTAAGGCTCTTTACCTGTTTAACCGCGATGGCATTGTGAGCTATCAGCTAAGCGCCAACAACAACCAATACTCCATTGGCAAGCCCAAAATGGTGCAACGCATGCACCTGGTATCGGCCATGCCCGATGGCGATACAGAATACCTGGTTACCAACGACGGACAGCTATACAGCTACCAGATGGAGGCACTCACCCTGCAACACGAGATGTCGCTGGCCCATGAAATCAGTCGACGAGGTTTCGTCAACGAGGTACTGCAATACAAGGAGTCGCTGATGATTGGCTTTGGCGAAGGTGGTGTGATTAAAGTGAACCGTCCCAAAGGCCGACCTGCCGAGGTGATTGACTTAGGGGTAGAAACAGGCGTATTCTGTATGCACAAGGACCGCTTAGGCGATATCGTATGGATAGGCTCGGATGGTGCCGGCGTGCTGATGTATAGCGACGAGCCACTGACATTACGCTCGTTTGCAAGCACCTCGCTACGTGCCGGCAAATCGTTCCCCATCCGTGCCCTGCTAAAAGATGGCGAGGGCAACCTATGGGTGGGCACCAAGGGCGACGGACTGATACAGGTACCCAACTTCAGCATCTACCAGAACCCACACCAGCTGGGCGAAACGGTGTACAGAGAGCAAAACAGCGGTCTGAGCAGCAATGTGGTTTACAAACTGGCCGAGAGCAAACATCCCTGGTTCTGGATTAGTGGCGGCGATGGCATCTGCTATTACTCGCAAGCCACCAAGAGCATACGACCCGTACCAGCCGAAATGCACCTGCAGCAGGTGATAGATATCCGCGAGAAAGGCAACGAACTGTGGATGGCTACCTTGGGATCGGGTATAGTAAAGGCCGATATCAGCGTAGAAAACGGACAGCCACGACTAACCAACATGAAACGCTATGTGCTGGATGGCGGCAAAGGCTCGTCGAACTACTTCTTCTGTTTGACCTGCGACGAACAGGGCCGCTGGTGGTTTGGAAACCGTGGAAAAGGACTTTATACCTTTGAGAAAGGACAGCTGAAGTATATGGCACCCAGCCAGACAACCAACGACCCCAGCATTAACGATGTGTTTGCGCTGCAGGCCGTGGGCGATAACCTGTGGATAGGTACGGGCATGGGCATTTTTATACGTAACAAGCAAGGCAAGAGTCACCATCTGACTACAGCCAACGGACTGCCTAACAACACCATACATGCCTTTACAAAAGGTACAGCAGACGAAGTATGGGCTACCACCAACGGCGGACTGGTAGAACTGTCGCCCAACGGCACGGTGCTGAAGGTGTATGGCATGAACAGCGGACTGGATGTAACCGAATACTGCGATGGTGCCGCCTTTGCCAATGGCAGGGAGCTGTTTTTTGGCGGTATCAACGGCTTTACGGCTATTGTGAACGACACCACCGTACAGCAGCAGGTACACGAACTGCGCATTAGTTTTACCACACTCAACATTTTGGGTAAGCTGCAGAACATCAACGACTTTATGCAGGGCGAGCGCGATAACCTGACGTTGACATTAGACCACACGCAGAACTCCTTTGCCGTGAGCTTAGCCACCTTTAACTATCTGGAGGAGCCGTTCTACCATTACCTGTACCGACTGACAGACGATGGCGAATGGATTGACAACGGATCGAGCAACGTGATATCGTTTACCCAGATGGCCGAGGGCAGTCACACGCTGTATGTAAAGGCCAAGAACATGATGAACGGTAAGGAAACGGCCGTATCGCAACTGCACATCGACATCAAGCCACCTTATTACCGCACCATCTGGGCCTACCTTATTTATATATTACTGGCCATTGCCCTGATAGCCATCTATGTGCGTCACTGGTACGAGGACCAGAAGCTGCACCAGCAGATGCAGCTAACCCGACTGCAACAGCAGCACCAGGACGAGCTGTACGAGGAGAAACTGAAGTTCCTGACCAATGTGGTACACGAACTGAACACACCTCTGACCCTGATTTACGGACCATGCGAGCGCATTATGGCTTACACCAAGGCCGATGAGTTTGTGAGAAAATACGTGGGCAAGGTGATGCAGAACCTGGGTCGACTGAACAGTTTGATTCAGGAGGTTATCGACCTGCGCCGTGTAACCACAGGACACCACGAGATTAGTTGGCGACGCGTGGATGTATCGGCAGTGGTGGGCGACTACGCCAACGCCTTTACCGAGATGGCCGAGCGCAGTGGCATCAGCTACGAACAGGACATTGAGCCGGGATTGGTGTGGACATCTGACGATAAGGCACTGAGAAGCATCGTAGGCAACCTGATATCAAACGCCTTTAAATACACCAAGAGCGAGGGCACCATCAAAGTAAAACTTACCCGACAGGAGGGAGGATTGCTGTTCTCGGTTTATAACTCAGGACGTGGTATCGCACCTGAAGACAGGGAACGCATTTTTGACTATTACACTGTGTTCGACAGCGTTGAGGAGAGTCCGAATGCCGGACAGACCTCGCGTAATGGCATTGGTATGGCCATCTGTCATAACATGGCCAAACTGTTAGGCGGACGGATAGAGATTGACAGCGAAGTGGGCCAGTATGCACAGTTTAATGTGTATCTGCCCGAAAAGCCGCTACCCGAAGGGGTGAGCGACGAGGTGGTGACATCGGCTAAGCAGACCGACAACATGCCCCTGGCTGTACCACAGGCAGTAAGCACAGCCAAACCTGCACGCCCACTGCCCAAGATGGCAGGCGACAGAACACCTACCATCCTGACGATTGACGACAACCAGGAGATGCTTGACCTGCTGGCCGACTGCTTGTCGGACTACCGTGTGCTGGCAGCCTTGAATGCCGAACAGGGCATGGCTTACCTAAAAGAGGAAACTCCCGACCTGATTATTACCGATATTATGATGCCTGGTACCGACGGACTGGACTTTACACAACAGGTAAAGCGCAACAAGCACACCATGCACATACCACTGATTATCCTATCGGCCAAGACATCGGAAGAGGAGCGTATAGAGGGATTAGACAGCGGTGCCGACGTGTATATCAGCAAGCCCTTCAGCATCAACCTGCTGCAGGCCACCGTGGTACGACTGTTAGAGAACCGCAACGTGCTGCGCGAATACTATAATTCGGCAGCATCGGCCTATGTGTATGCTGGCGGCGACCTGATTAGCAAGGAGCACCAGAGCTTTGCCGACGAGGTGACAAAGGTGATTGACGAGCATCTGACCGATACTGAGCTGACCCCAGAGACATTGGCGGAACTGATGAGTATCAGTCCGCGCAATCTCTATAGGAAGTTCAGTGATGCCAATATGCCGACACCTAAGGATTATATCAAGACCTACCGTATTAATGTGGCCGCAAGATGGCTTACCACTACTAATACCACTATTCAGGAAATCATCTATAAAACGGGCTTCAACACGCGCTCACAGTTCTATACTGAGTTCCGAAAGCATTTTGGTATGACGCCTAAAGAGTATCGAGAGCAACAGCTTCGAGCAGTACACAACCACTAA
- a CDS encoding RagB/SusD family nutrient uptake outer membrane protein — protein MKIKKYIYLFAAVGGLTLTACNGMENAPGNQFTDANFWDSPDRAQYVVNMAYAQMYNAGKMWRDESLSDNMIDGRSTTDQRLMRMGQATPSTGIFASEWADLYGGIKTCHVFLENIDAITNLDAAKKARMIAEIRFVRAYIYFRLTNFYGDIPFFTKDITVDESNTIGRTSHAEVMAFIHQELNDIIGDLPSRNDLPESENGKITKGAVVALQARAYLMDSDWSNVQKYCEMLINQPETYGSYALFPSYRGLFEEDNEYNQEVILDRAYVRNLLTWGEILDMVPLSKGGRVADRVPQQSLVDSYLTLTGYTIDEAGTDYDPNHPYDNRDPRLAATVIYNNYDWSANVGDGSKGEVIHIDPAGDNTVDTYIGTGSNTTATGYYTRKWFAPQATGDMSSGLNIIMFRYADILLMWAEAKLEQNQMTADVWNSTVRAIRQRAGFKTAKALNFPADKSQTELRQILRNERRCELALEGLRWYDIKRWKAGSEYLTQPVRGASFTHDIPWKFTFDENRDYLWAVPQSQIDLNPNLGQNPGYGN, from the coding sequence ATGAAAATCAAGAAATATATCTATCTGTTTGCTGCTGTGGGCGGACTTACGCTTACTGCCTGCAACGGCATGGAGAATGCCCCTGGCAACCAGTTTACCGATGCAAACTTCTGGGACTCTCCCGACAGAGCGCAGTATGTGGTAAACATGGCCTATGCACAGATGTATAATGCCGGAAAAATGTGGCGCGACGAGTCGCTCAGCGATAACATGATCGATGGTCGTTCTACGACCGACCAGCGCCTGATGCGTATGGGACAGGCCACACCAAGCACTGGTATTTTTGCCAGCGAGTGGGCCGACCTGTATGGCGGCATCAAGACCTGTCATGTGTTCCTCGAGAATATCGATGCCATCACTAACCTCGATGCAGCCAAGAAGGCTCGTATGATTGCCGAGATACGCTTTGTACGCGCCTATATCTACTTCCGTCTCACCAACTTCTATGGCGATATTCCTTTCTTTACTAAGGATATCACTGTGGATGAGTCGAACACCATCGGTCGTACCTCGCACGCCGAGGTGATGGCGTTCATCCATCAGGAGTTGAACGATATCATCGGCGATCTGCCCTCGCGCAACGACCTGCCCGAGAGCGAGAACGGCAAGATTACCAAGGGTGCTGTGGTAGCCCTGCAGGCCCGTGCCTATCTGATGGACAGCGACTGGAGCAATGTGCAGAAATACTGCGAGATGCTTATCAATCAGCCCGAGACTTACGGCTCGTATGCTCTGTTCCCCAGCTATCGTGGACTGTTTGAGGAGGACAATGAGTATAACCAGGAGGTAATCCTGGATCGTGCCTATGTTCGCAACCTGCTTACCTGGGGCGAGATTCTCGACATGGTGCCCCTGAGCAAGGGTGGTCGTGTGGCTGACCGTGTACCTCAGCAGTCGTTGGTTGATAGCTATCTCACCCTGACCGGTTATACCATCGATGAGGCTGGTACCGATTACGATCCTAACCATCCTTACGACAACCGCGACCCACGCCTGGCAGCTACCGTTATCTATAACAACTACGACTGGAGCGCTAATGTGGGCGATGGCTCAAAGGGCGAGGTGATCCATATCGATCCTGCTGGCGATAACACCGTTGATACCTATATCGGAACAGGCAGCAATACCACTGCTACAGGTTACTACACCCGTAAGTGGTTTGCCCCACAGGCTACTGGCGACATGAGTTCGGGTCTCAACATCATCATGTTCCGCTATGCCGATATCCTGCTCATGTGGGCCGAGGCTAAGCTCGAGCAGAACCAGATGACAGCCGATGTATGGAACAGCACCGTACGTGCCATCCGTCAGCGTGCTGGCTTCAAGACAGCTAAGGCTCTTAACTTCCCTGCCGATAAGTCGCAGACCGAACTTCGTCAGATCCTGCGTAACGAGCGCCGCTGCGAGCTGGCCCTCGAAGGCTTGCGCTGGTACGACATCAAGCGCTGGAAGGCTGGTTCAGAGTATCTCACCCAACCCGTTCGTGGTGCCAGCTTTACCCACGACATCCCCTGGAAGTTTACGTTCGATGAGAACCGCGACTACCTCTGGGCTGTTCCTCAGAGTCAGATCGACCTCAATCCTAACTTAGGCCAGAATCCTGGCTACGGCAATTAA
- a CDS encoding SusC/RagA family TonB-linked outer membrane protein: protein MKKVNFNYSRFIWRGFMGVALCVGSPSVALANGVSVAATNNVQQTTVRGTVVDASGEPMIGVTVSVKGSSSGTVTGLDGSFSLNCKPTDVLVFSYVGYVNQELRANANLSRIVLKEDNAILDEVVVIGYGTTTRKSAVGAVDQVRSDLLENRPVANVTQALQGAAPNVIIQRKNYNPNAQNNNFNIRGISTLNDNSPLFVIDGLVTDYDNFNRLNPNDIENISILKDAGTAAIYGSRSANGVVLVTTKKGKNNERTSIRLNGMVGWEDPHILFTPVTGYQNAVLRNIAETNVGNTPVYSQDQILDYYAHQSEESWALNEIFQTAMQQNYNISISGGSDKTTYMVSAGYFDQGSNYVSTQKFGLQRYNFRTNLVTELGRLKLTATLAYTRTDSKNTNGGSLEIDASRVPSAYIYKMKSADGRYLLNDVWGEFNPLGQLESGGFDKYRTNAITASVTGELKIIDGLKLRGVFGADVVGNNRYSRSMPSYYYAGEDATEPRPRKESDFRTSNWNADNYRLNTQILLDYNKTFGVHTVSGLFGATNESYTWYNNEIWKNYVDPDLGTSTSITTGEVGNIGGATTVDSSGQTSITSLLGRIGYNYKERYYAEFDFRYDGSSKFHKDYRWGFFPSLSLGWRISEEPFMEKYREKVGDLKIRGSYGILGSQAVGDYDRYTRYSVSSTTYAYNNQAVAGAGFNLGLKDLTWERTNTFNIGFDASFLHNALNITFDYYTKRTKDILMKPLQPSVFGTTMPSTNIGEMSNDGWELSINYRLKTGDMKHNFYFNIGDSKNKVTKFPGNEQISGVDEIYKIIRVGQPLNSYYAWQVEGLFQSYDEIKNSALPLGAEVAPGDLKFKDQNGDGVIDSNDRVIVGNAFPRYTFGFTYRFEWKGFDFSMFWQGVGKRSQMLRGELLEPYHSNYSYVMYKHQLDFWTPTNTNAKYPRLAAQGSASDTNNWGRPSDIFVLDAKYARLKNLAIGYSLPKKVIEPLGLQKLRVYVTGQDLLTLTKNSFIDPESSEFGSNMNSGGGNSGRNYPMLQYYGFGFDVEF from the coding sequence ATGAAAAAAGTAAATTTCAACTATTCCAGATTCATCTGGCGAGGTTTTATGGGAGTGGCCCTATGCGTAGGCAGTCCTTCCGTGGCTCTTGCCAATGGTGTCTCAGTGGCTGCTACTAACAATGTACAGCAAACCACTGTCAGGGGCACAGTTGTTGATGCATCGGGAGAGCCTATGATCGGTGTAACAGTCTCGGTAAAAGGTTCATCCTCGGGTACCGTTACTGGCCTTGATGGTAGCTTCTCGCTGAACTGCAAACCAACCGATGTCTTGGTCTTCTCGTATGTAGGCTATGTAAACCAGGAGCTGCGTGCCAATGCCAACCTGAGTCGTATTGTGCTGAAGGAAGACAATGCTATCCTCGACGAGGTGGTGGTGATTGGTTATGGCACCACTACTCGTAAAAGCGCCGTGGGTGCTGTAGATCAGGTTCGTTCCGACCTGTTGGAGAATCGTCCTGTAGCCAACGTTACACAGGCTTTGCAGGGTGCAGCACCAAACGTTATCATCCAGCGTAAGAACTACAACCCTAATGCCCAGAACAACAACTTTAATATTCGAGGCATCAGTACGCTGAACGATAACAGTCCGCTGTTTGTGATCGATGGATTGGTTACCGATTATGATAACTTCAATCGTCTGAATCCCAATGATATCGAGAATATCTCTATTCTGAAAGATGCTGGTACCGCCGCTATCTACGGTTCACGTTCGGCCAATGGTGTTGTGCTTGTTACTACCAAGAAGGGTAAGAACAACGAGCGCACCAGTATCCGACTGAATGGTATGGTAGGTTGGGAAGATCCCCATATCCTGTTCACACCTGTTACCGGCTACCAGAATGCTGTGCTGCGTAACATAGCCGAGACCAACGTGGGTAATACCCCCGTTTACAGTCAGGATCAGATTCTCGACTATTACGCCCATCAGAGTGAGGAGAGCTGGGCGCTGAACGAGATCTTCCAGACAGCCATGCAGCAGAACTACAATATCAGCATCAGCGGTGGTAGCGATAAGACCACTTATATGGTTTCTGCCGGCTATTTTGATCAGGGTAGCAACTATGTGAGCACCCAGAAGTTCGGTTTGCAGCGCTACAACTTCCGTACCAACCTGGTTACCGAGTTGGGCCGCCTGAAGCTTACTGCCACACTGGCCTACACCCGCACCGATAGCAAGAATACCAATGGTGGTAGTCTGGAGATTGATGCCAGTCGTGTGCCTAGTGCCTATATCTATAAGATGAAGTCGGCCGATGGTCGTTACCTGCTCAATGATGTGTGGGGTGAGTTCAACCCACTCGGTCAGCTCGAGTCGGGCGGTTTCGATAAGTACCGTACCAATGCCATCACCGCCAGTGTTACCGGTGAGCTCAAGATTATCGATGGCTTGAAGCTCCGTGGCGTGTTTGGTGCCGATGTGGTGGGTAACAACCGTTACTCGCGTAGCATGCCTTCTTATTATTATGCCGGCGAAGATGCTACCGAGCCCCGTCCACGTAAGGAGTCGGATTTCAGAACCAGCAACTGGAATGCCGACAACTACCGTCTGAACACCCAGATCCTGCTGGATTATAATAAGACCTTCGGCGTGCACACTGTTAGTGGCCTGTTTGGTGCCACCAACGAGTCGTACACCTGGTATAACAACGAAATCTGGAAGAACTATGTTGATCCCGACTTGGGTACCTCTACCAGCATCACTACTGGTGAGGTAGGTAACATCGGTGGTGCTACCACCGTGGATAGTTCTGGTCAGACCAGCATTACCTCACTGCTGGGTCGTATCGGCTATAACTACAAGGAGCGTTATTATGCTGAGTTCGACTTCCGTTACGATGGTAGCTCAAAGTTCCATAAGGATTACCGCTGGGGTTTCTTCCCCTCACTGTCGTTAGGCTGGCGCATCAGCGAAGAGCCTTTTATGGAGAAATATCGCGAAAAGGTGGGCGACCTGAAGATCCGTGGTTCATACGGTATTCTGGGTAGTCAGGCTGTAGGCGACTACGACCGCTATACCCGCTATAGCGTTAGCTCTACCACCTATGCTTATAATAATCAGGCCGTAGCCGGTGCCGGGTTTAACCTCGGACTGAAGGACCTGACTTGGGAACGTACCAACACTTTCAATATAGGTTTCGATGCTTCGTTCTTGCACAATGCACTGAACATCACATTTGATTACTACACCAAGCGCACCAAGGACATCCTGATGAAGCCCTTGCAGCCCAGTGTATTCGGAACCACCATGCCAAGCACCAATATTGGTGAAATGTCGAACGACGGATGGGAACTCTCTATCAACTACCGCCTGAAGACCGGCGATATGAAGCACAACTTCTATTTCAATATCGGCGACTCAAAGAACAAGGTTACCAAATTCCCTGGTAACGAGCAGATTAGCGGTGTAGATGAGATCTATAAGATCATTCGCGTTGGTCAGCCCCTCAACTCCTACTATGCATGGCAGGTAGAGGGCTTGTTCCAGAGCTACGATGAGATTAAGAACTCAGCTCTGCCTCTTGGCGCAGAGGTAGCACCTGGCGACCTGAAGTTCAAGGATCAGAATGGCGATGGTGTCATCGACTCTAACGACCGTGTCATCGTAGGTAACGCTTTCCCACGTTACACCTTCGGATTCACCTACCGCTTCGAGTGGAAGGGCTTCGACTTCAGTATGTTCTGGCAGGGTGTAGGCAAACGTTCGCAGATGCTGCGTGGCGAGTTGCTCGAGCCATACCACTCAAACTATTCTTACGTGATGTACAAACATCAGCTTGATTTCTGGACCCCAACTAACACAAACGCTAAATATCCACGTCTGGCAGCACAGGGCTCGGCCTCAGATACCAACAACTGGGGCCGCCCGTCAGACATCTTCGTGCTCGACGCCAAGTATGCACGTTTAAAGAACCTCGCCATTGGTTACTCACTGCCTAAGAAGGTGATAGAGCCTCTGGGCCTGCAGAAACTCCGTGTATATGTTACCGGTCAGGATCTGTTGACACTCACCAAGAACTCGTTCATCGATCCTGAGTCGTCAGAGTTCGGTTCAAACATGAACTCTGGTGGTGGTAACAGTGGTCGTAACTATCCTATGCTTCAGTACTATGGCTTTGGTTTCGATGTAGAATTTTAA
- a CDS encoding SusE domain-containing protein translates to MNKNIIKAFALFGAVFSMSACTSDMEFKDSQVSAITQLYEPADGKSVTLQASATASTFFEWEAAKAEDSGSPLYEVVFYKDGESTPIYKVLSDKNGMMNSATITHKTLNKVAAAAGFKSGASGTVSWSIIASRGLNQAEATVKHKLNITSLEGFDEIPSSLFIMGEGAENGAAFSSPEQGVYEIFTKLEGGKSYQFCSNNKGDGTIYSLDGLKLREGGSTVAPATGIYRLVLDFNVASATIREIKSLGLFFCPNNNIMFDLPYAGNGEFSGVGVVAFKQEGWGRDERYKFLMEYADGTKQFWGTKNGTDSRPGGLAMDDPYYYIMETGNNQWDDKWKFDGDFDGGSDGPHPGVKTRITVLFHGANYTHHVELAD, encoded by the coding sequence ATGAATAAGAATATTATTAAGGCATTCGCGCTGTTTGGCGCCGTGTTCAGCATGTCAGCCTGCACCTCCGACATGGAGTTCAAGGATAGTCAGGTATCAGCCATCACCCAGCTCTACGAGCCTGCCGATGGCAAGAGTGTAACCCTTCAGGCATCAGCCACTGCCTCTACTTTCTTCGAGTGGGAGGCTGCCAAGGCCGAGGATAGTGGCTCGCCCCTTTACGAGGTGGTGTTCTACAAGGACGGCGAGAGCACACCTATCTATAAGGTGCTCTCTGATAAGAATGGTATGATGAACAGCGCTACCATCACCCACAAAACCCTGAACAAGGTTGCCGCTGCTGCCGGTTTCAAGAGTGGTGCCAGTGGCACAGTCAGCTGGTCGATCATCGCTTCTCGTGGTTTGAATCAGGCCGAGGCTACAGTTAAACACAAGCTGAACATCACTTCGCTCGAGGGCTTCGACGAGATTCCTTCATCGCTCTTCATCATGGGCGAGGGTGCCGAGAACGGTGCTGCTTTCTCATCACCCGAGCAGGGCGTATATGAGATCTTCACCAAGCTCGAGGGTGGCAAGAGCTACCAGTTCTGCAGCAACAACAAGGGCGATGGCACCATCTATTCGCTCGATGGCCTGAAGCTGCGCGAGGGTGGCTCAACCGTAGCACCAGCTACAGGCATCTATCGCCTGGTTCTCGATTTCAATGTGGCTTCGGCTACCATCCGCGAAATCAAGAGTCTCGGTTTGTTCTTCTGTCCTAACAACAATATCATGTTCGATCTTCCTTATGCTGGCAACGGCGAGTTCTCAGGTGTAGGTGTGGTAGCCTTTAAGCAGGAGGGCTGGGGCCGCGACGAACGTTATAAGTTCCTGATGGAGTATGCCGATGGCACCAAGCAGTTCTGGGGCACCAAGAATGGCACCGACTCACGACCTGGTGGTCTGGCTATGGACGATCCTTACTATTATATTATGGAAACTGGCAACAACCAGTGGGACGACAAGTGGAAGTTCGATGGCGACTTCGATGGTGGCTCTGATGGTCCTCACCCAGGTGTCAAGACCCGCATTACCGTGCTCTTCCATGGTGCTAACTATACCCACCATGTTGAGCTGGCTGATTAA